In one window of Bacteroidales bacterium DNA:
- a CDS encoding ribose-phosphate pyrophosphokinase — protein MNKPIKIFSGRASRYLAEKIAESYGQKLGEIQVTVFSDGEFTTSFEENLRGSDVFIVQSTFPPADNLLELLMLVDAARRASARHIIAVIPYYGFARQDRKDKPRVPITAKLIANLISKAGVQRIITVDLHADQIQGFFDLPVDHLYASSIFLPYIKGLNLPNLVMASPDTGGTRRAAAYAKALDTGFVICYKQRAKANLVETMQLIGDVKGKDVILMDDIIDTGGTIVKAAQIMVDNGAASVRAFCSHPILSGDAIEKIERSAFTEVVVTDTIPLKHESSKITVLTTAHLLADVIKRLQNYESISSLFQFK, from the coding sequence ATGAATAAGCCTATAAAAATCTTTTCAGGCAGGGCATCAAGGTACCTTGCAGAGAAAATCGCTGAATCATACGGGCAAAAATTAGGCGAAATACAGGTTACCGTATTTAGTGATGGGGAATTTACAACTTCATTTGAGGAAAACCTCAGAGGGAGTGATGTTTTTATTGTCCAATCCACATTTCCTCCCGCTGATAACCTGCTGGAACTATTAATGCTGGTGGATGCTGCCAGAAGGGCATCAGCAAGACATATCATTGCTGTGATCCCTTATTATGGTTTTGCCAGGCAGGACAGGAAAGACAAACCCAGGGTGCCGATTACCGCCAAACTCATTGCCAACCTGATTTCAAAGGCCGGAGTGCAGCGGATCATTACTGTGGATTTACATGCCGACCAGATTCAGGGCTTTTTTGATTTGCCTGTAGATCATCTGTATGCTTCTTCCATATTTCTCCCTTATATTAAAGGGTTAAATCTGCCCAACCTGGTGATGGCTTCGCCTGATACAGGCGGGACAAGAAGGGCTGCCGCCTATGCAAAAGCACTGGATACCGGTTTTGTGATTTGTTATAAACAAAGAGCTAAAGCCAACCTGGTGGAAACAATGCAGCTGATTGGGGATGTTAAAGGGAAAGATGTAATCCTAATGGATGATATCATCGACACTGGCGGTACTATTGTTAAGGCTGCACAAATCATGGTCGATAATGGAGCTGCCAGCGTCAGGGCTTTTTGCTCTCACCCCATACTTTCGGGTGATGCTATTGAGAAGATCGAGCGGTCAGCATTTACAGAAGTAGTGGTTACTGATACAATTCCACTTAAACACGAAAGTTCAAAGATTACTGTTCTAACAACCGCACACCTGTTGGCCGACGT